The Kitasatospora paranensis genome has a window encoding:
- a CDS encoding ABC transporter substrate-binding protein — MPAATRVRWALVVATSVALVATGCGSSGSGGGGSGASGSGGGVVTAWWGDPQNPLEPANTNEVNGGAVLNMIFTGLVSYDPKTSAPNNANADSITSSDQQTWTVKLKPGWKFSDGTTVTAKSYVDAWNYGALATNKQLNSSFFSYIQGYDQVAPASGNPTAQTMSGLKVVDDNTFTVALTQKFSTWPATLGYSAYVPLPASFFSDHAAYLNKPVGNGPYEITSWTKSAKMQLRPFTGYSGTNKAKNGGIDLKVYTDTNAAYADLLAGNLDVNNGLPNSALKTVDSDLNGRFLNTPAGIIQTISFPLYDPAWNTAGAKMVRQGISMAIDRPTITKVVFTNTRTPATDWTSPVLGEAGGFKEGLCGETCTYNPTKAKQLIQQGGGIPGGQLTISYNADGPHKEWVDAVCNSINNALGNTKACVGNPIGTFADFRNQVTTKKMTSAFRTGWQMDYPLIQDFLQPLYFTGASSNDSGYANPQFDSLVNQANANPDKAAAVSQFQDAEKLLIPDLPAIPLWYQNGTVGWSSKVDNVLLNPFSVPVYDQITVK, encoded by the coding sequence ATGCCTGCAGCCACCCGAGTGCGCTGGGCCCTGGTCGTCGCGACGAGCGTGGCCCTCGTGGCCACGGGCTGCGGCAGCAGCGGCAGCGGGGGAGGCGGCAGCGGCGCGAGCGGAAGCGGCGGCGGTGTCGTCACCGCCTGGTGGGGAGACCCGCAGAACCCGCTGGAGCCGGCGAACACCAACGAGGTCAACGGCGGCGCCGTCCTCAACATGATCTTCACCGGCCTGGTCTCGTACGACCCCAAGACCAGCGCTCCGAACAACGCCAACGCCGACTCGATCACCTCCAGCGACCAGCAGACCTGGACGGTGAAGCTGAAGCCCGGCTGGAAGTTCAGCGACGGCACCACGGTCACCGCCAAGTCCTACGTGGACGCGTGGAACTACGGCGCGCTGGCCACCAACAAGCAGCTCAACAGCAGCTTCTTCTCCTACATCCAGGGCTACGACCAGGTCGCGCCGGCCTCCGGCAACCCGACCGCGCAGACCATGTCCGGCCTCAAGGTCGTCGACGACAACACCTTCACCGTCGCCCTGACCCAGAAGTTCTCCACCTGGCCGGCCACCCTCGGCTACTCCGCCTACGTCCCGCTCCCGGCGAGCTTCTTCTCCGACCACGCGGCGTACCTCAACAAGCCGGTCGGCAACGGCCCCTACGAGATCACCTCGTGGACCAAGAGCGCGAAGATGCAGCTGCGGCCGTTCACCGGCTACAGCGGCACCAACAAGGCCAAGAACGGCGGCATCGACCTCAAGGTCTACACCGACACCAACGCGGCCTACGCGGACCTCCTCGCCGGCAACCTGGACGTCAACAACGGCCTGCCGAACAGCGCCCTGAAGACCGTCGACTCCGACCTCAACGGGCGCTTCCTCAACACCCCGGCCGGCATCATCCAGACCATCTCGTTCCCGCTGTACGACCCGGCCTGGAACACCGCCGGCGCCAAGATGGTCCGCCAGGGCATCTCGATGGCGATCGACCGGCCCACCATCACCAAGGTGGTCTTCACCAACACCCGTACCCCCGCCACCGACTGGACCTCGCCGGTGCTGGGCGAGGCCGGCGGCTTCAAGGAGGGCCTGTGCGGTGAGACCTGCACCTACAACCCGACCAAGGCCAAGCAGCTGATCCAGCAGGGCGGCGGCATCCCCGGCGGCCAGCTCACCATCTCCTACAACGCGGACGGCCCGCACAAGGAGTGGGTCGACGCGGTCTGCAACAGCATCAACAACGCCCTCGGCAACACCAAGGCCTGCGTCGGCAACCCGATCGGCACCTTCGCCGACTTCCGCAACCAGGTCACCACCAAGAAGATGACCAGCGCCTTCCGCACCGGCTGGCAGATGGACTACCCGCTGATCCAGGACTTCCTGCAGCCGCTGTACTTCACCGGTGCCTCGTCCAACGACTCCGGCTATGCCAACCCGCAGTTCGACAGCCTGGTCAACCAGGCCAACGCGAACCCGGACAAGGCCGCCGCGGTCTCCCAGTTCCAGGACGCGGAGAAGCTGCTCATCCCCGACCTCCCGGCCATCCCGCTCTGGTACCAGAACGGCACCGTCGGCTGGTCCTCCAAGGTCGACAACGTCCTCCTCAACCCCTTCAGCGTCCCGGTCTACGACCAGATCACCGTCAAGTAA
- a CDS encoding ABC transporter permease — translation MPDQEKYNKADPLADAGTEEEEIQSAVESRTFDLGTMEAQTLIKNERLHDESEVPAVDERVQPRSLWQDAWRDLRRNPIFIISGLLIVFLVIVAIWPGLFTSTDPLQCDLSKAQQGPESGHPFGFDGQGCDVYSRTIYGARASITVGVCATVGAAVVGTVLGGLAGFLGGWSDSVISRVADIFFGIPILLGGLVFLSVIPSRSIWIVVAFIVVLGWPQIARIGRGAVITAKQQDYVTAARALGASNSRLMLRHILPNAVAPIIVVATIALGTYIALEATLSFLGVGLKPPTVSWGIDISSASATFRNAPHMLLYPAGALSLTVLAFIMLGDAVRDALDPKLR, via the coding sequence ATGCCTGACCAAGAGAAGTACAACAAGGCCGACCCCCTCGCCGACGCCGGCACGGAGGAGGAGGAGATCCAGAGTGCCGTCGAGAGCCGCACCTTCGACCTGGGCACCATGGAGGCCCAGACTTTAATCAAGAACGAGCGGCTGCACGACGAGTCCGAGGTCCCGGCCGTCGACGAACGCGTCCAGCCCCGCAGCCTGTGGCAGGACGCCTGGCGGGACCTGCGCCGCAACCCCATCTTCATCATCTCGGGGCTGCTGATCGTCTTCCTGGTCATCGTGGCGATCTGGCCCGGCCTGTTCACCTCGACCGACCCGCTGCAGTGCGACCTGTCGAAGGCCCAGCAGGGGCCCGAGTCCGGCCACCCGTTCGGCTTCGACGGCCAGGGCTGCGACGTCTACTCGCGCACGATCTACGGCGCCCGTGCCTCCATCACGGTCGGCGTCTGCGCGACCGTCGGCGCCGCGGTGGTCGGCACCGTGCTCGGCGGCCTGGCCGGCTTCCTGGGCGGCTGGTCCGACTCGGTCATCTCCCGCGTCGCCGACATCTTCTTCGGCATCCCGATCCTGCTCGGCGGCCTGGTCTTCCTCTCGGTCATCCCCAGCCGGTCGATCTGGATCGTGGTGGCGTTCATCGTGGTGCTCGGCTGGCCGCAGATCGCCCGCATCGGCCGAGGCGCCGTGATCACCGCCAAACAGCAGGACTACGTGACGGCGGCCAGGGCCCTGGGGGCCAGCAACTCCCGGCTGATGCTGCGCCACATCCTGCCCAACGCCGTCGCGCCGATCATCGTGGTCGCCACCATCGCCCTCGGCACCTACATCGCCCTGGAGGCCACCCTGAGCTTCCTCGGCGTGGGCCTGAAGCCGCCCACGGTCTCGTGGGGCATCGACATCTCCTCGGCCTCGGCCACCTTCCGCAACGCCCCGCACATGCTGCTCTACCCGGCCGGGGCACTGAGCCTCACCGTCCTGGCCTTCATCATGCTCGGCGACGCGGTCCGCGACGCTCTTGACCCCAAGCTGCGCTGA
- a CDS encoding SpoIIE family protein phosphatase: MLDLPSGAPLGVGGVPFESVQMEVPEGSLLALCTDGLVESRDKDLDVGLGRLVSVLEQPYASIQQACEAVLDTMEQGREPDDVALLLARLSHGETGTPTAGWTLPAEPTAVSRARRLVRATLADWGVEQLTDTAELLVSELVTNSVRYASAPIGVRLTMGETLLVEISDPLPDPPRERHAAEADEGGRGLELVRRLALRWGARAEGMGKVVWFELSPEETEIDWTQ; encoded by the coding sequence GTGCTCGACCTGCCGTCCGGCGCGCCGCTCGGGGTGGGCGGGGTCCCCTTCGAGTCGGTGCAGATGGAGGTCCCCGAGGGCAGCCTGCTGGCGCTGTGCACCGACGGCCTGGTGGAGTCCCGGGACAAGGACCTCGACGTCGGCCTCGGCCGGCTGGTCAGTGTGCTGGAGCAGCCGTACGCGTCCATCCAGCAGGCCTGCGAGGCGGTGCTCGACACCATGGAGCAGGGGCGCGAGCCGGACGACGTCGCGTTGCTGCTCGCCCGGCTCAGCCACGGCGAGACCGGCACCCCGACGGCGGGCTGGACGCTGCCGGCCGAGCCCACCGCGGTCTCCCGGGCCCGCCGCCTGGTGCGGGCCACCCTCGCCGACTGGGGCGTGGAGCAGCTCACCGACACCGCCGAGCTGCTGGTGAGCGAGCTGGTCACCAACTCCGTCCGGTACGCCAGTGCGCCGATCGGCGTCCGGCTGACCATGGGCGAGACCCTGCTGGTGGAGATCAGCGACCCCCTGCCGGATCCGCCGAGGGAGCGGCACGCCGCCGAGGCGGACGAGGGCGGCCGGGGCCTGGAGCTGGTGCGCCGCCTCGCGCTGCGCTGGGGCGCCCGGGCCGAGGGGATGGGCAAGGTCGTCTGGTTCGAGCTCTCCCCGGAGGAGACCGAGATCGACTGGACGCAGTAG
- a CDS encoding ABC transporter substrate-binding protein, which translates to MFTPLYPAARTTTADAFNQPLDGSFHTSAGPFTLTAYDHDGGKATLGRNPRWWGDRAKADAIDFRAVPASGRLDALDHGDLDIAALGTTVDRATADGTDGENAAAPPDAAALAEASAQALKRAEALPGLAVHRAPAAAFTQLTLNAAKGPLTDQGVRQAVARAVDRGQVATAALGPLGVGAVPLGNHLLMAGQDGYRDNSAALGTDSPAALLDRAGWKETAGKRTKDGKPLALSLLVPDGSATARRTADALTGELAKAGFAVTLKAVPADSFVTDHLAKGDFDLALFSWPVTAYPADARPLYAKPQPGPDGLPVDGRNYAGTGTAEIDRLLDRAGAELDPVARRSLLQQADTRLWQLADVVPLYQRPDLVAVRNGVAGAGAYGFATPRYQDVGFRTT; encoded by the coding sequence CTGTTCACCCCGCTCTACCCGGCCGCCCGGACGACCACCGCGGACGCCTTCAACCAGCCGCTGGACGGCTCCTTCCACACCTCGGCCGGGCCGTTCACCCTGACGGCCTACGACCACGACGGCGGCAAGGCCACGCTCGGCCGCAACCCGCGCTGGTGGGGCGACCGGGCCAAGGCCGACGCGATCGACTTCCGGGCCGTCCCCGCGTCCGGCCGGCTCGACGCCCTCGACCACGGCGACCTCGACATCGCCGCGCTCGGCACCACCGTCGACCGGGCCACCGCGGACGGCACCGACGGCGAGAACGCCGCTGCGCCGCCGGACGCCGCCGCCCTCGCCGAGGCGAGTGCCCAGGCCCTCAAGCGCGCCGAGGCGCTGCCCGGGCTGGCCGTCCACCGGGCGCCGGCCGCCGCCTTCACCCAGCTCACCCTGAACGCCGCCAAGGGCCCGCTGACCGACCAGGGGGTGCGTCAGGCGGTGGCCCGGGCGGTCGACCGCGGGCAGGTCGCCACCGCCGCCCTCGGCCCGCTCGGTGTCGGCGCCGTGCCGCTCGGCAACCACCTGCTGATGGCCGGGCAGGACGGCTACCGCGACAACAGCGCCGCGCTCGGCACCGACAGCCCCGCGGCCCTGCTCGACCGCGCCGGCTGGAAGGAGACCGCCGGCAAGCGCACCAAGGACGGCAAGCCGCTCGCCCTGTCGCTGCTCGTCCCGGACGGCTCCGCCACCGCCCGCCGCACCGCCGACGCACTCACCGGCGAGCTCGCCAAGGCCGGCTTCGCCGTCACCCTGAAGGCCGTCCCCGCCGACTCCTTCGTCACCGACCACCTCGCGAAGGGCGACTTCGACCTCGCCCTGTTCTCCTGGCCGGTCACCGCTTATCCGGCCGACGCGCGCCCGCTGTACGCCAAGCCGCAGCCCGGTCCGGACGGCCTGCCGGTGGACGGCCGCAACTACGCCGGGACGGGGACGGCCGAGATCGACCGGCTGCTCGACCGGGCCGGCGCCGAGCTCGACCCCGTCGCCCGGCGCTCGCTGCTCCAGCAGGCCGACACCCGGCTGTGGCAGCTCGCCGACGTCGTCCCGCTGTACCAGCGGCCCGACCTGGTCGCCGTCCGCAACGGCGTCGCCGGCGCCGGCGCGTACGGCTTCGCGACCCCGCGCTACCAGGACGTCGGCTTCCGGACGACCTGA
- a CDS encoding PAS domain-containing protein yields the protein MVKVAIAILDTSGRVVLWSPAAEEMLGWPSEVLVGRRIGQLIPDPELVGQAERAIRETLRQGSWHGVTRLKDRDGVNVPIEVRISLLVDGDGTPFLQVTLADARTVAAVERDLAVRDALFEQSPLGIAILDTDLRYTAVNRTLAEMNGVALEDHVGRTTGETLPERAADEITAIQRQVLATGEPVIDVTLAAPVTASSGFRSISYSRMTDRAGRVLGISGTVMDVTERYRAVSKVEHARRRLSLLNEFGSRVGDLLDASRIAQELAGAVVPRLADYSAVILLQAVAHGDDLPRHGHDRRTSLLQLGTASVQDGPEVEAMLRRGARITFSEESAFGRVLRTGIPELLSGKDELADLSYPGDPKVQAAQDLGVHSRLVVPLRARGIVIGLLVVSRAGYREGFDRDDLAFAVELADRAGSSLDNARLYARERTAALTLQRTLLPQQVPQPPGSRSPTGTCPAAAAPRSAATGST from the coding sequence GTGGTGAAGGTCGCCATCGCGATCCTCGACACCTCCGGACGGGTGGTGCTCTGGAGCCCGGCCGCCGAGGAGATGCTCGGCTGGCCCAGCGAGGTGCTGGTCGGCCGCCGCATCGGGCAGCTGATCCCCGACCCCGAACTGGTCGGCCAGGCCGAACGGGCGATCCGGGAGACCCTGCGCCAGGGCAGCTGGCACGGCGTCACCCGGCTGAAGGACCGGGACGGCGTGAACGTCCCGATCGAGGTGCGGATCTCCCTGCTCGTCGACGGCGACGGCACCCCGTTCCTGCAGGTCACCCTCGCCGACGCCCGCACGGTCGCCGCGGTCGAGCGCGACCTCGCCGTCCGCGACGCGCTCTTCGAGCAGTCCCCGCTCGGGATCGCGATCCTCGACACCGACCTGCGCTACACCGCCGTCAACCGCACCCTCGCCGAGATGAACGGCGTGGCGCTGGAGGACCACGTCGGCCGCACCACGGGCGAGACCCTCCCCGAGCGGGCCGCCGACGAGATCACCGCGATCCAGCGCCAGGTGCTGGCCACCGGCGAACCGGTGATCGACGTGACGCTGGCCGCGCCGGTCACCGCCAGCTCCGGCTTCCGCTCGATCTCCTACAGCCGGATGACCGACCGGGCCGGCCGGGTGCTGGGGATCTCCGGCACCGTCATGGACGTCACCGAGCGCTACCGGGCGGTCTCCAAGGTCGAGCACGCCCGCCGCCGGCTCTCGCTGCTCAACGAGTTCGGCTCCCGGGTCGGCGACCTGCTCGACGCCTCCCGGATCGCCCAGGAGCTCGCCGGGGCGGTCGTCCCCCGGCTCGCCGACTACTCCGCGGTGATCCTCCTCCAGGCGGTCGCCCACGGCGACGACCTGCCGCGGCACGGCCACGACCGGCGCACCTCGCTGCTCCAGCTCGGCACCGCCTCCGTCCAGGACGGGCCGGAGGTGGAGGCGATGCTCCGCCGCGGCGCCCGGATCACCTTCAGCGAGGAGTCGGCCTTCGGCCGGGTGCTGCGCACCGGCATCCCGGAGCTGCTCAGCGGCAAGGACGAGCTGGCCGACCTCAGCTACCCGGGCGATCCCAAGGTGCAGGCCGCGCAGGACCTCGGGGTGCACTCCCGGCTGGTGGTGCCGCTGCGGGCCCGCGGGATCGTCATCGGCCTGCTGGTGGTCAGCCGCGCCGGCTACCGGGAGGGCTTCGACCGCGACGACCTCGCCTTCGCCGTCGAGCTGGCCGACCGGGCCGGCAGCTCCCTCGACAACGCCCGGCTCTACGCCCGCGAGCGCACCGCCGCCCTCACCCTCCAGCGGACCCTGCTGCCCCAGCAGGTCCCGCAGCCCCCGGGGTCGAGGTCGCCTACCGGTACGTGCCCGGCAGCAGCGGCACCGAGGTCGGCGGCGACTGGTTCGACGTGA
- a CDS encoding (deoxy)nucleoside triphosphate pyrophosphohydrolase codes for MDSFRVMRQDDNGNRYLVAKDLDRGAADALAADFEARGHKQLYWVESAAADGPVRMVVGAALVHRGRVLAARRSEPADLAGAWEFPGGKAEPGESEEQALERELVEELGVRARALHPLPGRWPVRPGLELRIWAAELLSGDPRPLQGHSELRWLGPDELADVAWLPHDREVLPHVAALLSGG; via the coding sequence ATGGACTCCTTCCGGGTGATGCGCCAGGACGACAACGGCAACCGCTACCTCGTCGCGAAGGACCTGGACAGGGGCGCCGCCGACGCGCTGGCCGCCGACTTCGAGGCCCGCGGGCACAAACAGCTCTACTGGGTCGAGTCCGCCGCGGCCGACGGGCCCGTCCGGATGGTCGTCGGAGCCGCCCTCGTCCACCGGGGCCGGGTGCTGGCCGCCCGTCGCAGCGAGCCCGCCGACCTCGCCGGGGCCTGGGAGTTCCCCGGGGGCAAGGCCGAGCCGGGCGAGAGCGAGGAGCAGGCCCTGGAGCGCGAACTCGTCGAGGAGCTGGGCGTGCGGGCCCGCGCCCTGCACCCGCTCCCCGGCCGCTGGCCCGTCCGGCCCGGCCTGGAGCTGCGGATCTGGGCGGCCGAGCTGCTCTCCGGCGATCCCCGCCCCCTGCAGGGCCACTCCGAGCTGCGCTGGCTCGGCCCCGACGAGCTCGCCGACGTCGCCTGGCTGCCGCACGACCGCGAGGTCCTGCCGCACGTGGCGGCGCTGCTCTCGGGCGGCTGA
- the typA gene encoding translational GTPase TypA, with product MPTRNDIRNVAIVAHVDHGKTTLVDAMLKQAGAFAAHQHLDDRMMDSNDLEREKGITILAKNTAVKYHPKDGGAPITINIIDTPGHADFGGEVERGLSMVDAVVLLVDASEGPLPQTRFVLRKALTARLPVILCINKTDRPDARIDEVINETYDLFLDLDADEDQIEFPIVFACARDGVASLTKPENGTVPADSTSLEPFFSTILEHVPAPTFDEAAPLQAHVTNLDADNFLGRIALLRVEQGELRKGQTVAWIKRDGSIQNVRISELLMTEALTRKPAEVAGPGDICAVAGIGDIMIGETLADPENPIALPLITVDEPAISMTIGTNTSPLVGRGGGGKGADAKSTVKDRKVTARQVKDRLDRELIGNVSLRVLETERPDAWEVQGRGELALAILIETMRREGFELTVGKPQVVTKDVNGKVHEPVERLTVDVPEEHMGAVTQLMGVRKGRMDNMSNHGSGWVRMEFVVPSRGLIGFRTEFLTSTRGTGIAHSIHEGHEPWFGNLVTRNNGSLVADRSGVVTAFAMTNLQERGVLFCDPGTEVYEGMIVGENSRADDMDVNITKEKKLTNMRSSNADVAESIVPPRKLSLEQSLEFCREDECIEVTPETVRIRKVVLDAKDRGRTASRAKKG from the coding sequence ATGCCCACGCGCAACGACATCCGTAACGTCGCCATCGTCGCCCACGTCGACCACGGCAAGACCACGCTGGTCGACGCCATGCTGAAGCAGGCCGGCGCATTCGCGGCCCACCAGCACCTCGACGACCGCATGATGGACTCGAACGACCTGGAGCGCGAGAAGGGCATCACCATTCTCGCGAAGAACACCGCCGTCAAGTACCACCCCAAGGACGGCGGGGCTCCGATCACCATCAACATCATCGACACCCCGGGCCACGCCGACTTCGGTGGCGAGGTCGAGCGCGGCCTGTCCATGGTCGACGCCGTCGTCCTGCTGGTCGACGCCTCCGAGGGCCCGCTGCCGCAGACCCGCTTCGTGCTGCGCAAGGCCCTGACGGCGCGCCTCCCCGTCATCCTCTGCATCAACAAGACCGACCGTCCGGACGCCCGGATCGACGAGGTCATCAACGAGACCTACGACCTGTTCCTGGACCTGGACGCGGACGAGGACCAGATCGAGTTCCCGATCGTCTTCGCCTGTGCCCGTGACGGCGTCGCCTCGCTGACCAAGCCGGAGAACGGGACCGTCCCGGCCGACTCCACCAGCCTGGAGCCGTTCTTCTCCACCATCCTGGAGCACGTCCCCGCGCCGACCTTCGACGAGGCGGCCCCGCTCCAGGCCCACGTCACCAACCTGGACGCCGACAACTTCCTCGGCCGCATCGCGCTGCTCCGCGTCGAGCAGGGCGAGCTGCGCAAGGGCCAGACGGTGGCCTGGATCAAGCGCGACGGCTCGATCCAGAACGTCCGGATCTCCGAGCTGCTGATGACCGAGGCGCTCACCCGCAAGCCGGCCGAGGTGGCCGGCCCGGGCGACATCTGCGCCGTCGCCGGCATCGGCGACATCATGATCGGCGAGACCCTCGCCGACCCGGAGAACCCGATCGCGCTGCCGCTGATCACCGTCGACGAGCCGGCGATCTCGATGACCATCGGCACCAACACCTCGCCGCTGGTCGGCCGCGGCGGCGGCGGCAAGGGCGCGGACGCGAAGTCCACGGTCAAGGACCGCAAGGTCACCGCCCGCCAGGTGAAGGACCGCCTGGACCGCGAGCTGATCGGCAACGTCTCGCTGCGCGTCCTGGAGACCGAGCGCCCCGACGCCTGGGAGGTGCAGGGCCGCGGCGAGCTGGCGCTGGCCATCCTCATCGAGACCATGCGCCGGGAGGGCTTCGAGCTCACCGTCGGCAAGCCGCAGGTCGTCACCAAGGACGTGAACGGCAAGGTCCACGAGCCGGTCGAGCGTCTGACCGTCGACGTGCCCGAGGAGCACATGGGCGCCGTCACCCAGCTCATGGGCGTCCGCAAGGGCCGCATGGACAACATGTCCAACCACGGCTCCGGCTGGGTGCGCATGGAGTTCGTCGTGCCGTCCCGCGGCCTCATCGGCTTCCGTACGGAGTTCCTCACCAGCACCCGCGGCACCGGCATCGCGCACTCGATCCACGAGGGCCACGAGCCGTGGTTCGGCAACCTGGTGACCCGCAACAACGGCTCGCTGGTCGCCGACCGCTCCGGCGTGGTCACCGCGTTCGCGATGACCAACCTGCAGGAGCGCGGCGTGCTCTTCTGCGACCCGGGCACCGAGGTGTACGAGGGCATGATCGTCGGCGAGAACTCGCGCGCCGACGACATGGACGTCAACATCACCAAGGAGAAGAAGCTCACCAACATGCGTTCCTCGAACGCCGACGTGGCCGAGTCGATCGTCCCGCCGCGCAAGCTCTCGCTGGAGCAGTCGCTGGAGTTCTGCCGCGAGGACGAGTGCATCGAGGTGACGCCGGAGACCGTGCGCATCCGCAAGGTCGTCCTGGACGCGAAGGACCGGGGCCGCACCGCCTCGCGCGCCAAGAAGGGCTGA